One part of the Caproiciproducens sp. CPB-2 genome encodes these proteins:
- a CDS encoding sodium-translocating pyrophosphatase codes for MQFTVTFFLLISIVVSALSFLFAGWLYQWVKKRPSSNKRIAEVGTLIRNGANTFLTKEYTVLAKFAGIAAILILIFLPAPIWKGNPLDNLIMALAYVFGTVFSAIAGVIGIRIATIANVKTAEAAQNGIKPSFMSGFRGGAVMGMAVVGSTLLGVTLVMLITNNTTALLGFSFGASSLALFAKAGGGIFTKTADISADLVGKVELGIPEDDPRNPAVIADNVGDNVGDVAGMGADLFDSNVASMAAALVLAASLDKAAGGTINTSTVFCYAALGLLASIIGVATARMGKHGNPTKALNSSTYVTTALFGVLTALATWIFNFQWRIWGASAVGLLVGVVIGIASDYFTDDTKKPVHNVAKASETGPAFTILSGISYGFLSTLPAMIGIAISALAAYKLCDPIGPGYAMYGIAMAAVGMLSIVGMIISNDAYGPIVDNARGLAEMGNLGDDVLEITDSLDSAGNTVKAVTKGFAIGAAGLTVISLLGAFISQVNDSAAVLGIEGITGFDIMNPIVFFGLLIGAAVPAVFSAMLMLGVDRNAQRMVSEIHRQFREILGLKEGKEGVVPEYDKCIEIATFGALKELIPAGLVTIIITVLVGFIGGVQAIGGYLGGNIISGLLLALFMSNAGGLWDNSKKFIESGNNGGKGSDAHKAAVVGDTVGDPFKDTAGPSINTQITVVSLVASLMSTLFLTLSIFH; via the coding sequence ATGCAATTCACCGTCACATTTTTCCTATTGATTTCCATCGTGGTCTCAGCTCTCTCCTTTCTCTTCGCAGGCTGGCTGTATCAATGGGTCAAGAAACGCCCGTCTTCCAACAAACGTATTGCGGAAGTCGGCACCCTGATTAGAAATGGAGCAAATACATTTCTAACCAAAGAGTATACGGTTCTTGCGAAATTCGCCGGCATTGCGGCAATCCTTATCCTTATATTTTTGCCAGCACCAATTTGGAAGGGGAATCCTCTTGACAATCTAATAATGGCTCTGGCGTATGTGTTCGGCACTGTTTTTTCCGCAATCGCAGGCGTCATCGGTATCAGAATCGCCACGATTGCAAATGTGAAAACAGCGGAAGCGGCGCAAAACGGCATTAAGCCGTCCTTCATGTCAGGGTTCCGCGGCGGCGCGGTCATGGGCATGGCCGTTGTGGGAAGCACCCTGCTCGGCGTCACGCTGGTGATGCTGATTACAAACAACACGACCGCCCTGCTTGGCTTCAGCTTCGGCGCAAGCTCTCTTGCCCTGTTTGCGAAAGCCGGAGGCGGTATTTTTACAAAAACGGCCGATATCAGCGCCGACCTGGTCGGCAAGGTTGAGCTCGGCATTCCGGAAGACGATCCCAGAAACCCCGCAGTTATTGCGGACAACGTAGGCGACAATGTGGGCGACGTCGCCGGTATGGGCGCCGACCTGTTTGATTCCAACGTTGCTTCCATGGCGGCTGCGCTTGTCCTTGCGGCCTCTCTGGATAAAGCGGCCGGCGGAACCATAAACACAAGCACGGTATTCTGCTACGCGGCCCTCGGTCTGCTGGCGTCGATCATCGGCGTTGCGACCGCCAGAATGGGCAAACACGGCAACCCGACAAAGGCGCTGAACAGCAGCACCTATGTAACGACAGCGCTGTTTGGTGTTTTGACGGCGCTTGCCACTTGGATATTCAACTTCCAATGGCGCATTTGGGGTGCGAGCGCAGTCGGCCTTCTGGTCGGCGTCGTCATCGGGATCGCAAGCGACTATTTTACAGACGACACAAAGAAACCCGTACATAATGTAGCCAAAGCATCCGAAACCGGCCCGGCGTTTACCATCCTGTCCGGTATTTCTTACGGATTCCTCAGCACTCTGCCCGCCATGATCGGCATTGCAATTTCCGCTCTGGCTGCTTACAAGCTCTGTGACCCGATCGGCCCCGGATATGCCATGTACGGCATTGCGATGGCGGCCGTCGGTATGCTTTCCATAGTCGGCATGATTATCTCCAACGACGCTTACGGGCCCATTGTCGATAACGCGCGCGGACTTGCGGAAATGGGTAACCTTGGCGATGACGTTCTGGAAATTACGGATTCGCTTGACAGCGCAGGAAATACCGTTAAAGCGGTCACAAAGGGATTTGCAATCGGTGCCGCAGGCTTAACCGTTATTTCCCTGCTCGGCGCATTTATCAGCCAGGTAAATGATTCCGCGGCGGTACTTGGAATAGAGGGAATAACCGGCTTCGACATCATGAACCCCATCGTTTTCTTTGGACTGCTCATCGGCGCCGCCGTGCCTGCGGTATTCTCCGCAATGCTGATGCTCGGCGTGGACCGCAACGCCCAGAGAATGGTTTCCGAAATCCACCGTCAGTTCCGGGAAATCCTCGGCCTGAAGGAAGGCAAAGAAGGCGTTGTTCCTGAATACGACAAATGTATCGAAATTGCCACCTTCGGCGCTTTGAAGGAATTGATTCCGGCCGGACTTGTCACGATCATCATCACCGTGCTGGTCGGGTTTATCGGCGGCGTCCAGGCCATCGGCGGATACCTCGGCGGCAATATTATCAGCGGTCTGCTTCTGGCGCTGTTCATGAGCAACGCCGGCGGACTTTGGGATAATTCCAAAAAATTCATAGAGTCCGGCAACAACGGCGGCAAGGGTTCTGACGCACATAAGGCGGCGGTAGTCGGCGATACGGTTGGCGATCCTTTCAAGGACACCGCGGGCCCCTCGATCAACACGCAGATTACCGTGGTTTCCCTCGTTGCTTCCCTGATGTCCACTCTGTTCCTGACTTTATCCATCTTCCATTAA
- a CDS encoding DMT family transporter, translating into MASSSSQRRSVGLMAVCACLWSIAGIFIKLVPWNAMVIAGFRSLIAAAVVLIFMRMTGRRVKLNLSSLQSGVCIAATFFAFVSANKMTTAANAIVLQFTSPVFILIISALVFHQHFHRADLITVVITLFGISLFFFDKLGAGKLIGNCLAILAGLFMAGMYVITGRTDDDSRMSGILFGHLLTAVIGVPMIFIFPAPVSSTAVISVLALGVIQLGIPYILYGLAVKDCPPLACSLVGAIEPLLNPFWVFIFNGEQPGKFALLGGAIVIAAVTGWCVWRDRFVSVNSQNSLDD; encoded by the coding sequence ATGGCTTCATCTTCTTCCCAAAGGCGTTCCGTCGGGCTTATGGCCGTCTGTGCCTGTCTGTGGAGCATTGCCGGTATTTTTATCAAATTGGTTCCGTGGAACGCAATGGTGATCGCGGGATTTCGCAGCCTGATCGCGGCAGCCGTGGTATTGATATTTATGCGTATGACCGGGCGCCGGGTTAAGCTGAATTTGTCCTCCCTTCAGAGCGGCGTCTGTATTGCGGCAACGTTTTTTGCCTTCGTTTCCGCCAATAAGATGACCACGGCCGCCAACGCCATTGTGCTGCAATTTACCTCGCCCGTCTTCATTTTGATTATTTCCGCGCTGGTTTTCCATCAGCATTTCCACAGGGCGGATCTTATTACCGTAGTGATAACGCTGTTCGGGATTTCTCTGTTTTTCTTTGATAAGCTTGGCGCGGGTAAGCTGATTGGCAATTGCCTTGCAATTCTCGCCGGACTGTTTATGGCGGGAATGTATGTGATTACCGGGCGTACGGATGATGATTCGCGTATGAGCGGTATCCTTTTCGGCCATCTGCTTACTGCGGTGATCGGAGTTCCGATGATTTTTATCTTTCCGGCTCCTGTCTCATCGACTGCGGTAATCAGCGTTCTGGCGCTGGGAGTCATACAGCTTGGCATCCCTTATATCCTGTATGGGCTTGCGGTAAAGGACTGTCCGCCGCTTGCATGCTCGCTGGTCGGCGCGATTGAACCGCTGCTGAATCCCTTTTGGGTCTTTATTTTTAACGGAGAGCAGCCCGGAAAATTCGCCCTTCTGGGCGGAGCCATTGTGATTGCCGCCGTAACCGGATGGTGTGTCTGGAGAGACCGTTTTGTTTCAGTCAATTCTCAGAATTCTCTGGACGATTAG
- a CDS encoding alanyl-tRNA editing protein → MNQGTEKLYYKNMYFRTFRAKVLRCEKQGEHYGVVLDRTLFYPEGGGQPADIGVLDTVNVLDVHEQDGWIVHTTDRPLPMGSAVTGGINWPHRFTLMQQHSGEHIVSGIVNRLFGLDNVGFHMGSKVVTVDFNGELSQDDLSLVEALANEAIYRNISIETSYPDAQALSALSYRSKKELTGEVRIVTIPGYDVCACCGTHVSKTGEIGIIKLISAQRYKGGTRIGLLCGKKAVDDYNEKTDSVGAVSVLLSAKPDKIKEAVEHLLEETNALKQQLTSLKNQIFASRCDQVSEGTENICLFEPDLAPADLRTFCLLLCGRCSGVAAVLSGDDAAGYQYAVGSEKKDVRAFGKELNQAFNGRGGGSKELVQGTVRGLQQEIKCFIENHH, encoded by the coding sequence ATGAATCAGGGAACGGAAAAATTATATTATAAAAATATGTATTTCAGAACCTTCCGTGCAAAGGTTCTCCGCTGTGAAAAGCAGGGAGAGCATTACGGCGTTGTGCTGGACAGAACGCTGTTTTATCCGGAGGGCGGGGGACAGCCCGCGGATATCGGGGTACTGGACACGGTCAATGTTCTGGATGTGCACGAGCAGGATGGCTGGATCGTTCATACGACGGACAGGCCGCTTCCCATGGGCTCTGCAGTAACAGGCGGAATCAACTGGCCGCACCGTTTTACGCTGATGCAGCAGCATTCGGGGGAACACATCGTTTCGGGAATTGTAAACCGCCTTTTCGGTCTCGACAACGTCGGTTTTCACATGGGGTCCAAAGTGGTAACCGTCGATTTTAACGGAGAGCTCAGCCAGGATGATCTTTCGCTGGTTGAAGCCCTGGCGAACGAAGCGATTTACCGGAACATTTCCATTGAAACATCTTATCCCGACGCGCAGGCGCTTTCGGCGCTTTCCTACCGGAGCAAAAAAGAACTGACCGGGGAAGTGCGCATCGTTACAATCCCCGGATACGACGTCTGTGCCTGCTGCGGTACACATGTCTCAAAGACCGGGGAGATCGGGATCATTAAGCTGATATCCGCCCAGCGTTATAAAGGAGGCACGCGTATCGGCCTCTTATGCGGTAAAAAAGCGGTGGATGATTACAATGAAAAAACAGACAGCGTCGGTGCCGTTTCGGTGCTTCTGTCCGCGAAGCCGGATAAAATAAAAGAAGCGGTGGAGCATCTGCTGGAAGAAACCAACGCTTTGAAGCAGCAGTTGACTTCCCTGAAAAATCAGATTTTTGCTTCCAGATGCGATCAGGTGTCGGAAGGGACGGAAAATATCTGTTTGTTTGAGCCGGATCTTGCACCCGCGGATCTTCGTACCTTTTGCCTGCTGCTGTGCGGCCGCTGTTCCGGCGTTGCCGCCGTCCTTTCGGGGGATGACGCTGCCGGATATCAGTATGCAGTGGGCAGCGAAAAGAAAGATGTCCGTGCGTTTGGAAAGGAACTGAATCAGGCTTTCAACGGAAGGGGCGGAGGCTCCAAAGAGCTTGTACAGGGCACCGTTCGGGGATTACAGCAGGAAATCAAATGTTTTATAGAAAACCATCATTGA